The following proteins come from a genomic window of Lycium ferocissimum isolate CSIRO_LF1 chromosome 4, AGI_CSIRO_Lferr_CH_V1, whole genome shotgun sequence:
- the LOC132053226 gene encoding uncharacterized protein LOC132053226, giving the protein MAASRCRILVKGSIERVAHSLLASPKARNSEVWTTPAGLSYVFSRLHSQCRVCHRGFTSSILYEAKGTLWKTYNSKTSCLFLANETVSHHARIAWKRLLQIHSSCGSILPPISRITCVMSLALSRSHLVSPGILAFLIGQLAWKQSVVAEAEGFTSPESLYMHAKDGHIYLTSFVFLLLEGLILLSRAVYLAFLFSPCILMAPFADSLGIEFRKKWLRAVRKTLEKAGPAFIKWGQWAAARPDLFPDDMCNELAELHSKAPAHSYAYTKRSIEKAFGRKLPEIFENFEEEPVASGSIAQIHRATLKFRYPRQRVKPIRVAVKVRHPGVSESIRRDFVLINLFAKVSKVFPTLKWLRLDESIQQFAVFMMSQVDLSREAANLSRFIYNFRRWKDVSFPRPLYPLVHPAVLVETYEDGENILRYIEELEERTTEFEGCDSIRSALAHIGTHALLKMMLVDNFIHADMHPGNILVRPPQDRASGKGLFKSKPHVVFLDVGMTAELSNKDRLLLLEFFKAVALRDGRSAAESTLGLSKEQSCPNPEEFIKDVEGTFDFWRTPEGGGVHPADCMQQLLEQVRRHRVNIDGNICTVIVTTLVLEGWQRKLDPEYNVLQTLQKLLFKEDWAESLFHTIGGLMAP; this is encoded by the exons ATGGCCGCATCAAG GTGCAGAATTTTGGTGAAGGGCAGTATTGAAAGGGTTGCACATTCCCTTCTTGCCAGCCCCAAGGCCAGGAACTCAGAGGTTTGGACGACGCCTGCCGGCCTTTCTTACGTCTTTTCCAGATTACATTCGCAATGTAGAGTTTGTCATAGAGGATTTACCTCCAGCATTTTATATGAGGCAAAAGGAACCTTATGGAAGACGTACAATTCTAAAACGAGCTGTTTGTTCCTTGCAAATGAGACAGTCTCGCACCATGCTCGAATTGCCTGGAAACGGCTGCTTCAGATTCATTCAAGCTGCGGATCAATTCTGCCACCGATAAGTAGGATTACATGTGTGATGAGCCTTGCTTTGTCTCGCTCACATCTGGTATCTCCTGGCATTTTGGCCTTCCTTATCGGACAGCTAGCATGGAAGCAAAGTGTGGTTGCAGAAGCAGAAGGCTTCACATCCCCGGAATCGCTCTACATGCATGCAAAGGATGGACATATCTACCTGACTTCATTTGTCTTCTTGCTTTTAGAGGGCTTGATATTGCTCTCAAGAGCAGTATACTTAGCGTTTCTGTTCTCCCCCTGTATACTAATGGCTCCTTTTGCAGACTCCCTTGGTATTGAGTTTAGGAAGAAGTGGCTTCGCGCTGTGAGAAAAACTCTAGAGAAGGCAGGTCCAGCATTCATTAAGTGGGGTCAATGGGCGGCAGCAAGGCCAGATCTCTTTCCAGATGATATGTGTAATGAACTTGCAGAACTCCACTCTAAGGCACCAGCACATAGCTATGCATATACAAAAAGAAGCATTGAAAAGGCATTTGGACGCAAGCTGCCTGAAATATTCGAAAATTTTGAGGAGGAGCCGGTCGCATCGGGTAGTATTGCTCAAATTCATCGGGCCACCTTGAAATTCCGATATCCTAGACAACGGGTTAAACCCATTCGTGTCGCTGTCAAAGTTAGGCACCCAGGCGTTAGTGAATCTATCAGGAGGGATTTCGTATTAATTAACCTGTTTGCAAAAGTTTCAAAGGTCTTCCCAACTTTGAAGTGGTTAAGACTGGATGAAAGCATACAGCAGTTTGCGGTCTTTATGATGTCTCAAGTTGATCTTTCTAGAGAAGCAGCTAACTTGAGTCGTTTTATATACAACTTCCGCAGATGGAAGGATGTATCATTTCCCCGACCTCTATATCCATTGGTGCATCCTGCGGTTTTAGTGGAAACCTATGAAGATGGTGAAAATATCTTGCGCTACATTGAAGAGCTTGAAGAACGTACTACAGAGTTCGAAGGATGTGACAGCATCCGAAGTGCCCTTGCGCACATTGGGACTCATGCACTACTGAAGATGATGTTG GTGGACAATTTCATACATGCAGACATGCATCCTGGGAACATTCTTGTTAGACCACCGCAAGACAGAGCTTCAGGTAAAGGACTTTTCAAATCGAAGCCTCATGTGGTCTTCCTAGACGTGGGTATGACTGCCGAGCTATCTAATAAGGATCGACTCCTTCTGCTGGAGTTCTTTAAGGCTGTGGCACTACGAGATGGCCGTTCTGCCGCAGAAAGTACTCTTGGACTATCTAAAGAACAGAGCTGTCCGAACCCAGAGGAATTCATCAAG GATGTGGAGGGAACTTTTGACTTTTGGAGGACACCTGAAGGGGGTGGCGTTCATCCGGCGGATTGCATGCAACAATTGCTTGAGCAAGTTAGACGTCATCGGGTGAACATTGATGGCAACATTTGTACTGTGATTGTGACTACTTTGGTGTTGGAG GGATGGCAGCGGAAACTGGATCCGGAATACAACGTGCTGCAGACATTGCAAAAGTTGCTTTTCAAAGAAGACTGGGCAGAGTCTCTCTTTCACACAATCGGAGGGCTGATGGCCCCATAA